A genomic window from Elaeis guineensis isolate ETL-2024a chromosome 3, EG11, whole genome shotgun sequence includes:
- the LOC105042000 gene encoding uncharacterized protein isoform X2 has product MRLRRPNPPPPAAVAGTASIQISHHGGDHDHPIPVHHFSDRGGDRNHPLSIEGDDEKEDRDSAAGISHDGGERNRPISIEDYNDDVLLQIAIAESLRYHSPPAIIDLEISEGLKQETSCRKGKRPVKEISFIDLDGFEALEHDPDDPRGRRTSGLARRPSKRRCLENSVTDVGESSAAPPTESKVYCSICMEEKIDVESFRMRGCSHLYCTSCVSQYVAAKVEENEILIGCPDPSCETGFVELDMCQLILAPKVIDKWGSRLCEEILEPMRFYCPYNDCSALLIHEGGINGEVIRESECPYCYRLFCAQCKVPWHSDITCEAYQQLGEDEKGKEDLLLMKMAKSQHWQRCPKCKFYVERIDGCNYMRCRCGGPMNRDHFCLKCRS; this is encoded by the exons ATGAGGCTCCGGCGCCCCAACCCTCCTCCTCCCGCGGCGGTGGCCGGAACCGCCTCAATTCAGATCTCCCACCACGGTGGCGACCACGACCACCCCATCCCCGTCCACCACTTCTCCGACCGGGGCGGCGACCGGAACCACCCGCTCTCCATCGAGGGCGACGACGAGAAGGAAGACAGAGACTCTGCCGCCGGAATTTCCCACGACGGCGGCGAACGCAACCGCCCCATCTCCATCGAGGACTACAACGACGACGTCCTCCTCCAGATCGCCATCGCCGAGTCCCTCCGCTACCATTCCCCGCCTGCCATCATCGACCTCGAGATCTCCGAAGGTCTTAAACAAGAGACCAGCTGCCGGAAAGGAAAAAGGCCCGTTAAAGAGATCTCTTTTATCGACCTCGATGGCTTCGAAGCATTGGAGCACGACCCGGATGACCCAAGAGGGAGGAGAACCTCTGGATTGGCCCGCCGGCCGTCAAAAAGGAGGTGTTTAGAAAACTCCGTTACAGATGTCGGGGAATCTTCCGCTGCTCCGCCGACGGAGTCCAAGGTCTATTGCAGCATCTGTATGGAGGAAAAAATCGATGTTGAGAGCTTCAGAATGAGGGGCTGCTCCCACTTGTACTGCACCAGCTGCGTGAGCCAGTACGTGGCGGCGAAGGTGGAGGAGAATGAGATTTTGATAGGGTGCCCAGACCCCAGCTGCGAGACTGGATTTGTAGAGCTGGATATGTGCCAATTGATTCTTGCACCCAAGGTGATCGACAAATGGGGAAGCAGGCTCTGTGAGGAGATACTTGAGCCAATGAGGTTTTACTGCCCATACAATGATTGCTCCGCATTGCTGATACATGAAGGGGGAATTAATGGTGAGGTGATAAGGGAATCAGAATGCCCTTATTGTTATCGACTATTTTGTGCTCAGTGTAAGGTGCCCTGGCATTCGGATATCACTTGCGAGGCCTATCAGCAGCTTGGAGAGGACGAGAAAGGGAAGGAGGATTTGCTGCTGATGAAGATGGCGAAGAGCCAGCACTGGCAGAGGTGCCCCAAGTGCAAGTTCTACGTGGAAAGGATTGATGGATGTAATTACATGAGGTGCAG GTGTGGAGGTCCAATGAACAGAGACCATTTCTGTCTAAAATGCCGGAGTTAA
- the LOC105042064 gene encoding uncharacterized protein, translated as MDAQNPQPFEIIEAHYPGSKETHNPSFPPGKWCCVLSSLLLSIAVLTAAILVIVFVLKPKKPIFHLHAIQLGSFKLDATSSKEGNDSSSVLSLLFVTQNPNKFGIRYSSSVLGIFFESNPIGIIEVPTFYQPSHSRNETVLMHVLFKQLNISRFIGGELMNTSSDGYHIEIRVTGGIVAQPHVLNFSLPKIKLSLDCRISMNYGTFALSRGLSSLKSDKVLFISNFPHLSQKCSLALCI; from the exons ATGGATGCACAAAATCCACAACCATTTGAGATCATAGAGGCTCATTACCCAGGTAGCAAGGAGACTCACAATCCAAGTTTTCCTCCTGGAAAGTGGTGTTGTGTCCTTTCTTCCCTTCTCTTAAGCATAGCAGTATTAACTGCAGCAATTCTAGTCATAGTATTCGTCCTAAAACCAAAGAAGCCGatcttccatctgcatgccatacaatTGGGTTCTTTCAAGCTGGATGCAACCTCTAGCAAGGAAGGAAATGACTCTTCTTCGGTGCTTTCCTTGCTGTTTGTTACTCAAAACCCCAACAAGTTTGGAATCAGATACAGTTCCTCAGTGCTTGGGATTTTCTTTGAAAGCAATCCAATAGGCATTATCGAGGTTCCAACATTTTATCAGCCATCTCATAGCAGGAATGAGACTGTTCTGATGCATGTCTTGTTCAAACAACTTAACATCAGCAGATTTATCGGTGGGGAATTAATGAACACTTCTTCAGATGGTTATCATATTGAGATCAGAGTAACTGGAGGAATCGTAGCTCAGCCACATGTCTTGAACTTTTCATTGCCAAAGATTAAG CTTTCCCTTGATTGCAGAATAAGCATGAACTATGGTACTTTTGCCTTAAGCAGAGGACTTAGTTCTTTAAAGTCGGACAAG GTTCTCTTCATTTCAAACTTCCCTCACCTCTCTCAGAAGTGTTCCTTAGCTCTTTGTATATAA
- the LOC105042000 gene encoding uncharacterized protein isoform X1 yields the protein MRLRRPNPPPPAAVAGTASIQISHHGGDHDHPIPVHHFSDRGGDRNHPLSIEGDDEKEDRDSAAGISHDGGERNRPISIEDYNDDVLLQIAIAESLRYHSPPAIIDLEISEGLKQETSCRKGKRPVKEISFIDLDGFEALEHDPDDPRGRRTSGLARRPSKRRCLENSVTDVGESSAAPPTESKVYCSICMEEKIDVESFRMRGCSHLYCTSCVSQYVAAKVEENEILIGCPDPSCETGFVELDMCQLILAPKVIDKWGSRLCEEILEPMRFYCPYNDCSALLIHEGGINGEVIRESECPYCYRLFCAQCKVPWHSDITCEAYQQLGEDEKGKEDLLLMKMAKSQHWQRCPKCKFYVERIDGCNYMRCRCGNTFCYRCGGPMNRDHFCLKCRS from the exons ATGAGGCTCCGGCGCCCCAACCCTCCTCCTCCCGCGGCGGTGGCCGGAACCGCCTCAATTCAGATCTCCCACCACGGTGGCGACCACGACCACCCCATCCCCGTCCACCACTTCTCCGACCGGGGCGGCGACCGGAACCACCCGCTCTCCATCGAGGGCGACGACGAGAAGGAAGACAGAGACTCTGCCGCCGGAATTTCCCACGACGGCGGCGAACGCAACCGCCCCATCTCCATCGAGGACTACAACGACGACGTCCTCCTCCAGATCGCCATCGCCGAGTCCCTCCGCTACCATTCCCCGCCTGCCATCATCGACCTCGAGATCTCCGAAGGTCTTAAACAAGAGACCAGCTGCCGGAAAGGAAAAAGGCCCGTTAAAGAGATCTCTTTTATCGACCTCGATGGCTTCGAAGCATTGGAGCACGACCCGGATGACCCAAGAGGGAGGAGAACCTCTGGATTGGCCCGCCGGCCGTCAAAAAGGAGGTGTTTAGAAAACTCCGTTACAGATGTCGGGGAATCTTCCGCTGCTCCGCCGACGGAGTCCAAGGTCTATTGCAGCATCTGTATGGAGGAAAAAATCGATGTTGAGAGCTTCAGAATGAGGGGCTGCTCCCACTTGTACTGCACCAGCTGCGTGAGCCAGTACGTGGCGGCGAAGGTGGAGGAGAATGAGATTTTGATAGGGTGCCCAGACCCCAGCTGCGAGACTGGATTTGTAGAGCTGGATATGTGCCAATTGATTCTTGCACCCAAGGTGATCGACAAATGGGGAAGCAGGCTCTGTGAGGAGATACTTGAGCCAATGAGGTTTTACTGCCCATACAATGATTGCTCCGCATTGCTGATACATGAAGGGGGAATTAATGGTGAGGTGATAAGGGAATCAGAATGCCCTTATTGTTATCGACTATTTTGTGCTCAGTGTAAGGTGCCCTGGCATTCGGATATCACTTGCGAGGCCTATCAGCAGCTTGGAGAGGACGAGAAAGGGAAGGAGGATTTGCTGCTGATGAAGATGGCGAAGAGCCAGCACTGGCAGAGGTGCCCCAAGTGCAAGTTCTACGTGGAAAGGATTGATGGATGTAATTACATGAGGTGCAG GTGCGGCAATACCTTCTGCTACAGGTGTGGAGGTCCAATGAACAGAGACCATTTCTGTCTAAAATGCCGGAGTTAA